In the genome of Tissierellales bacterium, the window TAGCTTGTCCTCATCTATACCTAATTGAAAATCTAAAGTTATAATTTTATTGTCAAAACTAATATTTGTATTACTAATACTATAAATATATTCTGCTACCGTATTATGTCCTTGAAATAAATACCCATCTGGATATTCATCCCCTTTAACCTCTATAGCACATCTACGTATTTTATTTAAGTAATGATAATAGGTAATATAAATATATTTATTATTATCAGTTTTTCTTTTTATAACAAACCCTAAATTAACTGGATGCTTCCTTTCTAAGCCCTTAAACTTATTTGACGCAATAATTTCATCACCGGTTCGTATTTCTCTTATTATATAGTTAAAAGCATATTTCCCATTTTGAATAATTTCATCCTCTAATTCTACCTTTTCCCCTGATTTTAATGAAATGGAAAGTACACTATAGAAAGATACTATAAGTATAGAAAATATACTTAGTGCCAGTATTAATTCTATTAAAGTAAAACCTTCAGATGAAGTTAAAAGAAACTTTTTTTCATAGCTTTTTTCTTGGTTTACGCATATAAGCCTCATATGAAACATTTACCCCTTCTTTTCTTTCATCATGTTCCTCTACTTTTACACTTACTTTCCATAATCTTATATCAATATCATCTTTTATTATAGTCACTAAATAAGGATAATCCGTTGTATTTTTTTTATTGAGTGGTAATTTTACAATAACCTTCCCGTCTTCATTTAATAAATCTATTAACTGTTCTAACTTAATATCTAGAATATATTTTTCTAGAGAATCTATATTTTCATATCCTTTAAGATTTTCAATTATTGTTTCTGATAAAAAACTCATATCCATTTTTATTTTGGTTTTCATGAAATTGTTATTACTGTTATAGATTATAGGTAAAACTATCATTGCTATAAGACTTAAAAGTAAAATACCGATTAATATTTCAATTAAGAAATAGCCTTCTTCATCTAACAACCTTATCACCATCCACGTAAATATTAACCTTTCCCGTTGCAGGTGTAATAGTGATTCTAATTTTTTCTTCTTTTCTACTTATAAGATATATACTTATACCTTTATTTGGTGCCCCCGTTGGATTAAAAATTACTTCTATCCTATTTAAATAATCAAATTCAAATTTTAATCCACTTTCTAAATTTTTTCTCTTAACTTTTTCCCATTTACCTGAAAGTCTATATATTATATAATAATTTTCCTTAGGTCTAATATCTAATCTATATAAAGTAGATTCAAATATTGCATTATTTCTCGCAAAAACTATATCTTTCTTAAAACCCATTAATTCTCTTCTTTCTCTATAATTTAAAAGCGAATCACTTTTCGGCATAGCAATAGATAGGATAATTAGTATGATTGCAACAACTATCACCAACTCTATTAAAGTTACTCCCTGGCTATTTCTAAATAACATCATAGTTATTCACCTATATCTTTCAATTAAAAGTTTGTTTATTACCTGCTATAAATATTCTATTTATTAAGTAAAAATCCTTTTATTTCCTCACTACATTTTTCTACATTTTTCTCACTTATATTATTCCATACTTTCTGACTTAAAACAGCCTGATTAACAAGCATACCGATTCCATTAACAGTTTTAAGACCATCTTTTTCAGCTATTTCTAGGAATTTAGTCTTTAATGGCTTGTACACAATATCGCATACTACCGTTTTACTTTTAAAGTTTTTTAATCCAACTAATGTTTTTTCTATATTAGGGTACATACCTACTGAAGTACAATTAATAACAATATCTGAGTTAAACACATCGGTATGAAAATCTGTTATAGAATCATAATTTACAATTACATCTTTAAAATTTTCATTAATTTTTTTCTTTAAAATTTTAGCTTTCTCTTTTTTCCTGTTAAGTATAGTAATTTTTTTGACCCCGTTTATAGCTAATGAAATTGAAATAGCATGAGCAGCACCACCAGCTCCTATTATTAAAACTTCTTTTTCTTCTACTTTTACTTTTTCATCCTTTAATGACTTTATAAATCCTTTACCATCTGTATTATCACCAATTAATTTACCATCAGCATTTATTACTGTATTTACAGCACCTAATAGTTTTGCTTCCTTTGTAATTTCGTCCATATAGTTAATTATTTCAATTTTATGTGGAATTGTAACATTAAATCCTTTTACATTTAAAGACTTTAATCCCATAATAAGATTTTCTAAATTTTGTTCTTCAACGTTAAAGGATAAATAAATATCATTTAAATTATTAATTTTAAAAAAATAGTTATGGATATCTGGTGATAAACTTTTGTTAATTGGATTTCCTATTAAACAATAAAGTCCAGTTTCCCAGTTAATATTCATATATTCACCTTCTTTCTTTTATAGTATATCATTTGTTTTGTTTTTTATTTATTATCAATTATGATAACATCTGTTATGATAGTTTTTGCATGTTTTATACATTTAACTTAAAAACAGTATTCATAATTTTTATGTAATTTGTAAAAATAGATATAGGAGGTGAAAGTTTTGAAAAAAAATAATAAGTTTATATTAATATTAGGATTATTGCTAATATCAATAACCCTTTTTGGTTGTCAACCAAAAACTCCTCAAAAACCAGATACACAAACCCAGGATAGGCTTGAAAATAGAGTAGCTGAAGACAGAAGAAATGAAAATAGAGCTCCTACAACTCCCAATAATATAGATAATAACAACAATAACAACAACGGCATAGTTGATGACACAGATCTAGATTTAAACAATAGGGATGGTAGGAACGATGGAAATGATGACTTAACAGATAACAATGACATAACAAACATGAAAGATAGACATAATAGAATTGTCAAAAAGTGTACTGACTTAAAAGATATAGAGGATGCTGCTGTAGTTATTAGTGGAAAAACGGCTTTAGTAGGAATAGATCTTGATGAAGATGTAGAAGGTGAAATGACAAACGAGTTAAAAAGAAAGGTTGTAAAAATAGTTAAAGATACTGATAGAAATATCGAAAATGTGGGAGTATCAGCCGATCCAGATATTTGGAAAAGAATTGTTAGCATGGCTGATGATATAGAAGATGGTAAACCTCTATCAGGTTTTGCAAATGAGATTGAAGAAATTTTTAGAAGAATAGCACCAAGTAAGTAAATCCAGGTTCTCCTGGATTTACATTTTTTTATATTCTTCTAATTAATTTTTTAATATTATATAGGTATATCATTTAATGCTTTATTAAGTTTTTTAATTGCCCTTTTTTCAATTCTAGATACATAGGATCTGGATATTCCTAATTCTTTTGCAATTTCTTTTTGAGTATAATAGCCACCATCTGCTAAGCCATATCTTAATTCTATTATTCTCTTTTCCCTATCTTGTAATACAACATTTATCTTATTGTACAATTTCCTTATTAATAATTTTAAATGGACCTGATCCAAGATATCATCTATTTCAGTACCTAATATATCCAGTAAAGAAATCTCATTTCCTTCTTTGTCTATACCTATAGGTTCATATAAAGAAACTTCTGTTTTAATTTTTTTACTAGATCTAATAGTCATAAGTATTTCATTATCTATACATCTAGCAGAATAGGTTGCCAGTCTAGTGCCTTTAGTTGGATCATAAGTTTTAATGGCTTTTATCAACCCTATTGTCCCTATAGAAATCAAATCATCTGTATCCTTGCCAGTGTTGTTATACTTTTTTACCATATGGGCTACAAGTCTCAAATTCCTCTCTATTAAAACATTTCTAGCCTCTTCGTCTCCCTTAGCATATAGTTGTAAATATTTTTCCTCTTCTTCCTTAGAAAGGGGTTCAGGAAAAGAACTGTTGCTAGATATATAACCAGTGTAAAATAAAAAAGGCTTAAAAAAACAAAATAAATTGGTCATTAAAGATAATGACATAGAAGCACCTCCATCTTCTCCCATACTAAAGTATATGTATGAAAGATGGTGGTTGTGCCAGTCCTATCGTTTAATTTCATTAATTTCTTTTATAACCTTTTCAAAAATCGGAACTGCTGATGAAGAGCCCCTATAATCATCTTCAATAAAAACTGTAACAACATACTTAGGGTTATTCCTAGGATAATATCCAGAAAACCATCCATGTATAGTATGTTTCTTATTAATTACTCCTTCAGCAGAGCCTGTTTTCCCACCAGCCCCTCCAATTTCATCTAATTCTATACTTCTACCAGTCCCATACTTTATTACATCCTCTAAATAATCTTTGAGAGTTTCAAAATTTGTTTCATCTATTATCCTTTCATCATCACTTCTATTATATTCTTTTACCAATCTACCTTCTTCTGAAACTATACTATCTATAATTGAAATATCTTTTCTTATACCATTGTTTGCTATAACCATCATCATATTTGTTATTTGTATAGGAGTTACTTCAATATTACCTTGGCCAAGGGATATATTACCAATAGCTGGTCCCAACAACTCTCTCTCTTTGGGCAAATTTCCTTCTACTTCTTCTAATAGTCCAATATTTATCTTCTTTCCAAAACCAAGTCTTTCGGCCATAGCCATTATCTTTTCACTACCTATTTCTTTACCTATTTGAATAAAAACTGAATTACAAGAATGAGCAAATCCTTGATTTAAAGTCAAATTACCGTGTCCCTCTTGTTCGTTACAATTTATTAATGTGCCTCCAATTTCCTCATATCCTTTACAAAAATAATTATCATATATTATATTAGGATTTTCCTCTAAAGCTGAAAGAAGAACTACAATCTTAAACAAAGAGCCAGGTGGATAGGAAACTTGTATAGCTTTATTATATAACTCCATATTATCTCTGTTAAAATATGAATCAATAACATTTTGATTAAAATTAGGCCTACTAGTCATAGCTAATATATCCCCAGTTTCTACATCTGCCACTATTATTGCACCTTTGCTATTTTCTTTATCTATTGATTCTTCTATAATTTTTTGAATATGATAATCGATAGTCAATTTAACACCAGATGGAAAACTAGTTTTTTTATTTTTTGTGGAAACATAACCTCCTCCGGGTATAAGATTCTTCTTTCCATCAAATTCAAAAAATATTGAACGTTTTTCCTGATTCTTTAAAATATCATCAAATACTTTTTCTATTCCATATGCACCAGCATTTTCACTTTTTTTAACATAACCTATTACATGGGATAAAAAATCCCTATGATCATACCTTAAAGTCTTATCAATTATATATAATTCCTTTGGAGGATCAGGAAGCTTTACTTCTTTTTCTAGAGGGAGTTCTAAAATTTCTTTCTCATTCATTAACAATTCATTAATTTCATCTTTATTAATACCTAGATATTTATTAAGATAATTTCCAACTTCTTTCTTCTGCAAATCATCCCTATATACATATAGCGATGATTCTCTTTTTTTATTCGTTAAAGGAATTAAATTTCGATCATATATTGTTCCCCTATCTGGATAAATAACTACCTCTTTACTTCTTTGTCTTAAAGCATCCTTTTTATAGGTATTGGATTTTATAATTTGTATATGGTAAAGTCTAATAGACAAAAATGTAAAAGCCAAAAAAACTAATAAGGATAATTTCATAATTCTTGTTTTAATGATATTCTTTTTAAACCTTTTCATATAAAACCTCCATTACATTGGTACTTTTAGTATTCCCAAATGTAACGGGGGTATTATAAAAAGTTTATAACATAGAATTAATTTTTGTAGCAATTACGTCTATAGCCACTTTATTATAGCCACCTTCTGGAATAATAATATCCGCATATTTTTTAGTAGGCTCTACAAATTGCAGTTGGGCTGGCCTTACAGTAGTCATATATTGTTTTATCACTGAGTCTAAGGTCCTTCCCCTGTCTCTAATATCCCTTGTAATACGTCTTATGACCCTTACATCAGAATCCGTATCTACAAATATTTTAATATCAAGTAAATCTCTAATTCTTTCATCATTTAATATTAATATTCCTTCTAACATAATTATTTCTTTTGGATATACAGTAATAGTCTCTTTCTTTCTAGTATGTCTTTCAAAATCATATATAGGCTTTTCAATTGGTTCATACTTCAACAAAATTTTTAAATGTTCAATTAATAAATCATTATCAAAAGCAAAGGGGTGGTCATAGTTTGTCTTCACCCTTTCTTCAAAGGATAAATTACTCTGATCTTTATAATAGGAATCTTGTTCAATAATAACAACATTTCTATCTTTTATAGAACGATATATTTCCTTTGCAACTGTTGATTTCCCTGAACCTGTCCCTCCTGCAATACCAATTAACAATGTTTCCCCCAACTTTAATCAGTCCTTTCTAGCTCTTCTTATAATATCCCAATTCTCTACAGGTTCTTTCATTTTCATTTTTATAATCTGTTGAGGATGTGGAGCCACATCAATTTCCTCTCCCTTTTCATTCCACATATTATCTATTTTTTGTATGAATACATCTTTATTTGGCCCAAAAACTTCTACTTCATCTCCTACAAACATTCTATTCCTCTGTTCAATAGTTGCCAATTGAGTTTCTTCATCATAATTAAGAATTAATCCTACAAAATCATAATTTCTCCTATAGGAACTACTAGTATAAACTTGATCCTTTTCCGTAGGTTTATTAAAATAGAAACCTGTTGTAAAATCCCTATTACTAGCTTTTTTAATTTCATTTAGCAATTCTTCCTTATATTCATAATTATTAGGATTTTCAAAATACTTGTCTATTGCCATTTTATAAGCTCTGACAACTGTTGCTACATAGTATTGGCTTTTCACCCTACCTTCTATTTTAAAACTAGAGATACCACTAGCTATCAAATTAGGAATATGCTCAATCATACATAAATCCTTAGAATTAAATATAAAAGTACCTTTATCATTTTCTACTATAGGATAATATTCTCCAGGTCTTTTTTCCTCCATTAAATAATATTTCCATCTACAAGGATGAGCACATGCGCCTCTATTAGCATCCCTACCAGCCATGTAATTGCTAAGTAAACATCTTCCGGAATAAGATATACACATAGCACCGTGAACAAAAGCTTCAATTTCTAAATCCTTAGGTACCTTATTAACTATTTCTTTTATTTCCTTTAATGATAATTCTCTAGCTATTACAATTCTTCTTACCCCTAAATTATACCAAAACATTATTGTTTCGTAATTAGTTACACTAGCTTGAGTACTTAAATGTATTGGTAAGTCAGGAGCTGTCCTTCTAACTACACTAAATACTCCAGGGTCTGAAACAATAACACCATCTATACTAATATCACTTAACCTTTTAACATATTCTTCTAATCCAATTAAATCTTCATTATGAGGTACTATATTTAAAGTTACGTATATTTTTTTATTTCTTTTATGAGCAAATTTAACTCCTTCATCTATCTCATCTAATGTAAAATTTTTAGATGCCTTCCTTAAACCAAATTCCTCTCCACCTAAGTATACTGCATCAGCTCCATATATTATAGCCATTTTTAGCTTATCTATATCACCAGCTGGAGCCAATAATTCCGGTTTTTTCAACTTAATCACTCCTTCTTGTAAGTTAATGCAACTCCATCCCCTATAGGAATAATAGCTGTACTATAGTTTTCTAGCCGAGACAAATATTCTAAATAGTTTTTCATTCTTTTTACAATAGTTTTCTTTCTTCTAACAACTAATTCATCATTAGCTACCATTCCTTTATATAATACATTATCAGATAATATTACTCCATCCTTTTTTAATATTCTACTACATTTATTAAAAAAATCTAGATAGTGACCTTTAGCTGCATCTAAAAATATAAAATCATATTTTTCCTCTAATTGTGGCAAAATTTCTCTTGCATCTCCCATTATAATTTTTATTCTTTCATCGTAATTACTTTCCTTTATATTCTTTTTAGCAATTTCAACCATATCATTTCTTTTTTCTATTGTAGTTATTTTTGTATTAGAATTAGTTGCTTCAGCCATTAATATTGAAGAATATCCTATGGCAGTACCTATCTCTAAAATATTTTTGCTATTAGTTATATTCAACAATACTTTAATAAGCTGTCCTACTTCAGGACAAATGATAGGTACATGCTCATTGTCTGCATAAGTTTTGATTTCTTTTAATTTTATAGAATCCTCTGGTAAAATACTTCTAATATATTCACCTATATAATTATAATTTATATTTGACAATATATAACACTTCCCTTTTTACAAAAGTAATACGTGGTAATTATTTACCCACGTATTATATACATATTTATACAAACCCTATTTTTGTGATTTAGCATTTAAATGTTCTTCATAAGTCTTTGTAAATATGTGTTCACCACTTCCATCCTTTTTTAAAACATAATATAAGTAATCTACATCTGAAGGCTTTACAGTGGCTATTAAAGATTTTCCTCCTGGCGATGCAATGGGAGCAGGGGGCAGTCCTTTATGAATATAGGTATTATATGGTGATTCAACCTCTAAATCCTTATATAATAGACGTTGTTTCCTTTCCCCTAAGGCATATTGTACTGTAGCATCTACCTGAAGAAGCATATCTATATTTAATCTATTGTATAACACACCTGCAATTGTTGAGCGCTCCTTATCAACTCTAGCTTCCTTTTCTACAATTGAAGCAAAAGTGACTATTTCATTTAAATCTAACTCGGATTTTTCAACTTCTTTTTTTAAATCTGTTTCATAGAACTGCTCAAATCTTGAAAGCATCCTCTCAATTATTTCTTCTTCACTTACATTTACATATACCTCATAAGTATCAGGAAATAAAAAGCCCTCTAAACTTTGTTCTTTAGGCAATTCCTTTAAAAAAGAAAACTTGTCCGAAAACTTACTAGCATCAGCAGTTAACTCTAGAAAAACTTCTTTATCTATTAATTTAAGTTCATCAAGTCTTTCAGCAATATCTTTTATTTCATATCCTTCAGGAATAGTAAAATATACTATATTTTCATTTTTTCCACCAGCCTCTAATTGGTAAACAATTTGCTCAAGATTCATACCGTTATTTAATGTATATTTTCCTGCTTTCAATTTTCCATCAAGTTTTTTATTTCTTACAATATTTTTAAAAACTATTTCACTTTTAACTAAACCATTCTCTTTAAGAATATTAGCAATTTTGTTAGTCGAACTACCTGATGGAATTTCTATTACTATATCTTCAGAGTTTCCTGCATTTACTGGTTCTGAGGCTTTTTGAAGATACACTTTTATGCTAAATATGAAAATAACAATCAGCAGTAATATAAAGATAGTAATTTTTTTTACGTATTTCTTCCTTTTTGCTAATTCTACCACAGAATCTCCACCTTCACACCATTATTTCCCTATATATTATATAGTTTTTATCAATATTTTACAAGAATATCTAAAACAATTTATAGTTTACTTTGTTTAGTTTTCTCATATACATGAAGTATAATACTGCCAAATATTGCCACAGATGCTAATTCACCTACTCCTATACCTAGTACAGTATACCAGTAAGGCATTTTTGTAAAAAAAGATACCCAAATTGAAACTATGAATCCATTTAAAATAACTGGAGGTAAAATACCTAATATTTTATTAGACATTTTACTTGTCAGATATGCAGCTAATAAGGTAACTAAACTTCCACCTAATATATCTATTAATCCAAATCCAGAATAGGAGGCTAAAATGGCATTTGACACTAAACATCCTATAAAAACCCCTGGTACAGCTGCTCCTTCAACTAAAGGTAATAGTACTAAGCCTTCTGCTAATCTAAGCTGAATAGGACCAAAGGCTAATTCTCCTAAAGGTATTTGTACTAATACCAAAACTATATATATTCCTGCAATCATACTTGCTTTCGTTAAATATTTAGTATTCACCTTTCCACCTCTCACTATTTTCTATTTTATCATTCATCTATATCAATTGCATCCTCAATTATATTATATACATCAGAGATTAATTGACTAAATTTTATTTCTGCCATAAAATAATCCCTTATAGTTGGATTCAACATAAGTACTTCCTCTAAATTTTGTAACCTTTCTGCCTCTTCTTCATCAATCTCTTTTCCAGATAAATGTTCCATTTGAGTTTTCATTAACTTTTTTCTAAAATCATCAACCATCTTTTTTGTTTTCTTATCCGAATCAACTTTTTCTTTGTTTTTTAAATATTCCTCATATTCCTTTGATTTTTTTATAGAATTTGCCAACCTATGAGCATCATTATAAACATTCACTTTAATCTCCTCCTTAATATTTCTTACTATTAATTATTATATCATCTTTTTTAAAATATAAATATTATAATAAAAAGCCCTAAAAAATAGGGCTTTTTAAACTTCCATGATTATAGGAAGTATCATAGGATTTCTTTTTATTTTTTCATATAAGAAACCCCTCAAGGCATCTCTTATTCTAGACTTTAAAGTTGCCCAGTCAGTAATTTTATTTTTTTCACATTCCCTTAAAACTTCCCTAATCACTTTTTTGGATTCCTCCATTAAATCTTCCGATTCCCTTACATATACAAATCCTCTTGAAATAATATCTGGACCTGCCACTACATTACCATTATTTTTATCAATAGTTACTACAACTACAATTAATCCATCTTCTGATAAATGTTTTCTATCCCTTAGCACTATATTTCCTACATCACCAATACCTAGACCATCTACTAATATATTACCCGCTTGAACACTAGGCCCAAATTTACCAGTATCCTCTGTAAATTCAATTACAGATCCATTACGTGCTGTAAAAATATTTTTCTTAGGCGTTCCTAATTCCTGTGCCAATTCTGAATGCCTTTTCAAATGTCTATATTCCCCATGAATTGGAATAAAAAACTTCGGCTTAATTAATGTATGCATAAGTTTTAATTCTTCCTGACAGGCATGGCCAGATACATGAAC includes:
- a CDS encoding prepilin-type N-terminal cleavage/methylation domain-containing protein → MRLICVNQEKSYEKKFLLTSSEGFTLIELILALSIFSILIVSFYSVLSISLKSGEKVELEDEIIQNGKYAFNYIIREIRTGDEIIASNKFKGLERKHPVNLGFVIKRKTDNNKYIYITYYHYLNKIRRCAIEVKGDEYPDGYLFQGHNTVAEYIYSISNTNISFDNKIITLDFQLGIDEDKLINFRNEIYIRCPVIY
- a CDS encoding prepilin-type N-terminal cleavage/methylation domain-containing protein; the protein is MMLFRNSQGVTLIELVIVVAIILIILSIAMPKSDSLLNYRERRELMGFKKDIVFARNNAIFESTLYRLDIRPKENYYIIYRLSGKWEKVKRKNLESGLKFEFDYLNRIEVIFNPTGAPNKGISIYLISRKEEKIRITITPATGKVNIYVDGDKVVR
- the aroE gene encoding shikimate dehydrogenase, with amino-acid sequence MNINWETGLYCLIGNPINKSLSPDIHNYFFKINNLNDIYLSFNVEEQNLENLIMGLKSLNVKGFNVTIPHKIEIINYMDEITKEAKLLGAVNTVINADGKLIGDNTDGKGFIKSLKDEKVKVEEKEVLIIGAGGAAHAISISLAINGVKKITILNRKKEKAKILKKKINENFKDVIVNYDSITDFHTDVFNSDIVINCTSVGMYPNIEKTLVGLKNFKSKTVVCDIVYKPLKTKFLEIAEKDGLKTVNGIGMLVNQAVLSQKVWNNISEKNVEKCSEEIKGFLLNK
- a CDS encoding YhcN/YlaJ family sporulation lipoprotein, whose translation is MKKNNKFILILGLLLISITLFGCQPKTPQKPDTQTQDRLENRVAEDRRNENRAPTTPNNIDNNNNNNNGIVDDTDLDLNNRDGRNDGNDDLTDNNDITNMKDRHNRIVKKCTDLKDIEDAAVVISGKTALVGIDLDEDVEGEMTNELKRKVVKIVKDTDRNIENVGVSADPDIWKRIVSMADDIEDGKPLSGFANEIEEIFRRIAPSK
- the sigK gene encoding RNA polymerase sporulation sigma factor SigK codes for the protein MSLSLMTNLFCFFKPFLFYTGYISSNSSFPEPLSKEEEEKYLQLYAKGDEEARNVLIERNLRLVAHMVKKYNNTGKDTDDLISIGTIGLIKAIKTYDPTKGTRLATYSARCIDNEILMTIRSSKKIKTEVSLYEPIGIDKEGNEISLLDILGTEIDDILDQVHLKLLIRKLYNKINVVLQDREKRIIELRYGLADGGYYTQKEIAKELGISRSYVSRIEKRAIKKLNKALNDIPI
- a CDS encoding penicillin-binding protein 2, translated to MKRFKKNIIKTRIMKLSLLVFLAFTFLSIRLYHIQIIKSNTYKKDALRQRSKEVVIYPDRGTIYDRNLIPLTNKKRESSLYVYRDDLQKKEVGNYLNKYLGINKDEINELLMNEKEILELPLEKEVKLPDPPKELYIIDKTLRYDHRDFLSHVIGYVKKSENAGAYGIEKVFDDILKNQEKRSIFFEFDGKKNLIPGGGYVSTKNKKTSFPSGVKLTIDYHIQKIIEESIDKENSKGAIIVADVETGDILAMTSRPNFNQNVIDSYFNRDNMELYNKAIQVSYPPGSLFKIVVLLSALEENPNIIYDNYFCKGYEEIGGTLINCNEQEGHGNLTLNQGFAHSCNSVFIQIGKEIGSEKIMAMAERLGFGKKINIGLLEEVEGNLPKERELLGPAIGNISLGQGNIEVTPIQITNMMMVIANNGIRKDISIIDSIVSEEGRLVKEYNRSDDERIIDETNFETLKDYLEDVIKYGTGRSIELDEIGGAGGKTGSAEGVINKKHTIHGWFSGYYPRNNPKYVVTVFIEDDYRGSSSAVPIFEKVIKEINEIKR
- the udk gene encoding uridine kinase, translating into MGETLLIGIAGGTGSGKSTVAKEIYRSIKDRNVVIIEQDSYYKDQSNLSFEERVKTNYDHPFAFDNDLLIEHLKILLKYEPIEKPIYDFERHTRKKETITVYPKEIIMLEGILILNDERIRDLLDIKIFVDTDSDVRVIRRITRDIRDRGRTLDSVIKQYMTTVRPAQLQFVEPTKKYADIIIPEGGYNKVAIDVIATKINSML
- a CDS encoding U32 family peptidase, producing the protein MKKPELLAPAGDIDKLKMAIIYGADAVYLGGEEFGLRKASKNFTLDEIDEGVKFAHKRNKKIYVTLNIVPHNEDLIGLEEYVKRLSDISIDGVIVSDPGVFSVVRRTAPDLPIHLSTQASVTNYETIMFWYNLGVRRIVIARELSLKEIKEIVNKVPKDLEIEAFVHGAMCISYSGRCLLSNYMAGRDANRGACAHPCRWKYYLMEEKRPGEYYPIVENDKGTFIFNSKDLCMIEHIPNLIASGISSFKIEGRVKSQYYVATVVRAYKMAIDKYFENPNNYEYKEELLNEIKKASNRDFTTGFYFNKPTEKDQVYTSSSYRRNYDFVGLILNYDEETQLATIEQRNRMFVGDEVEVFGPNKDVFIQKIDNMWNEKGEEIDVAPHPQQIIKMKMKEPVENWDIIRRARKD
- a CDS encoding O-methyltransferase, coding for MSNINYNYIGEYIRSILPEDSIKLKEIKTYADNEHVPIICPEVGQLIKVLLNITNSKNILEIGTAIGYSSILMAEATNSNTKITTIEKRNDMVEIAKKNIKESNYDERIKIIMGDAREILPQLEEKYDFIFLDAAKGHYLDFFNKCSRILKKDGVILSDNVLYKGMVANDELVVRRKKTIVKRMKNYLEYLSRLENYSTAIIPIGDGVALTYKKE
- the mltG gene encoding endolytic transglycosylase MltG, with translation MVELAKRKKYVKKITIFILLLIVIFIFSIKVYLQKASEPVNAGNSEDIVIEIPSGSSTNKIANILKENGLVKSEIVFKNIVRNKKLDGKLKAGKYTLNNGMNLEQIVYQLEAGGKNENIVYFTIPEGYEIKDIAERLDELKLIDKEVFLELTADASKFSDKFSFLKELPKEQSLEGFLFPDTYEVYVNVSEEEIIERMLSRFEQFYETDLKKEVEKSELDLNEIVTFASIVEKEARVDKERSTIAGVLYNRLNIDMLLQVDATVQYALGERKQRLLYKDLEVESPYNTYIHKGLPPAPIASPGGKSLIATVKPSDVDYLYYVLKKDGSGEHIFTKTYEEHLNAKSQK
- a CDS encoding QueT transporter family protein translates to MNTKYLTKASMIAGIYIVLVLVQIPLGELAFGPIQLRLAEGLVLLPLVEGAAVPGVFIGCLVSNAILASYSGFGLIDILGGSLVTLLAAYLTSKMSNKILGILPPVILNGFIVSIWVSFFTKMPYWYTVLGIGVGELASVAIFGSIILHVYEKTKQSKL
- a CDS encoding YlbF family regulator, yielding MNVYNDAHRLANSIKKSKEYEEYLKNKEKVDSDKKTKKMVDDFRKKLMKTQMEHLSGKEIDEEEAERLQNLEEVLMLNPTIRDYFMAEIKFSQLISDVYNIIEDAIDIDE